GACCCCTGTCGTGCATGCGGAGGCGCAGTCGTTGCCCGGTCAACATGGTAGCTGAAGCTCCCAAAGCGACTGGAATGGTTTACTCCATCACTCCAGAGCTCAAAGACTCTACGCACCGCATCTTTACTTTGCACATTGCCTTGCACATTAATGAGCGCGCAGTACCACAGACTTTATATGTTAAAACACCAATTACCTTAAAGACATTCCTAAACACACTATTCTCAACCACGACAGCGGAAAACTCCTCCTAGAAGAGGGGGTTGTTTTCACCAAGCAACCTAGCATTCTTCCGCAGACGACGGGGTGTTAATTGAGGCCACGCGAccagcaccaccagcagcgaACTCTGTCTAATTGCGCTGCTGGTACTATGCCGGCAGCAACGAATGATGGGCCGACTGTGGCTTTGTCCTGTGAGTCTTTGGTCAATGCAGCTTGTCCCCAGTAGAGTCGCAGGAATTCCCGCTGACAGGAAACCGTGATTAGTTGCCAACAACTTTTGGGGAAAAGAAGATGCAGGTGTAGGGCCGCTCTTTGAGCGTATGCATGGTGCTAAACAAACATGCGATGAGCTACGATCGTTCTACAATGGTAAGGCCCCCATTGCGGTTACGATGCGCACCGAACAGGGCCGTAATTGACAGTTCGTGGGTATCCGTTACAATAGCTCGTGCCTCAATCGAGGAAGAGTACTCGAGGAAACTCCTCTCCCTGTCTCGAAAACCTTTGGGATCGCAGGAAATGGGCAGTCTAAAGAACTCGCTCGATACGGTACGAGGAGAGCTCGAGTCCATGGGGAAGCAGCACCAGAGCAACGCCGCACAGATGAGGAGTGAGCTGGAGGAGCCATTAGCTGCCTTTGCTGGAGCAATGAAGGAGCGGCGAAAGATCGTACAGAACAGCATCGAGAAGCTCCTTAAGCTGAAAATACAGCAGACACAGCACGTAAACAAGGTACACACAGAAAGTCTTGAGATGAATGCCATTAACAAAACAACCCTCACTAACCATACTTCTACGGGGCAGACTCGCGATAAATACGAGCAAGAATGCCTAAAGATTAAAGGCTATCTTGCACAAGGTCACATGGTAATGGGCCAGGAGGAGCGGAAGAACAAAGCCAAACTGGAGAAGACTCAGATTAGCCTAGCGACCTCCAACACCGAGTACGAAAATGCAGTCAAAGTTCTTGAGGACACCACAGCCCGCTGGAACCGGGAGTGGAAGGGAGCAGCAGACAAGTTCCAGGACCTGGAGGAGGAGCGCCTCGACTTCACCAAGAGCAGTCTATGGACCTTTGCCAACATCGCATCTACCGTTTGCGTGAGCGATGATGCCTCATGCGAGAAGATAAGATTATCTCTTGAGAAGCTTGATGTGGAGAAGGATATCATGACCTTTATTGGCGAGCGTGGAACTGGCCAAGAGATTCCGGACCCGCCAAAGTACATCAACTTCTGTCGAGGCGATGTTGATTCTCAGTCGGAGGCATCCGACGATGACAATTACTCGGTGGCCCAGTTCCCCAGGAGCATCAACCCTGCCTACCGTTCCTCGTCGCCACAGCCATCCACATTTGAATCGCATCATGACCCCAACAGCGCCCTCGCACGGGAGCTTGCCCACCGAGAACCAGGAACGCCAACAAGCCGAGAACAGACCGTGACCCCTCAGAAGATTCCCCAGAAGGTATCACAACCTGTGTCGACACAAGCTGAGAGACAGACCAGGCAGATCAAACAGCAGCCGCCACCAGAGCAGAAATACGACCCCAACGAGTTTGCGCCGGCGCCAGTCGAGAGGCATGCTAGGCAAATCAAGCAACAACCGCCACCTGAGCAGAAATATGACCCCAACGAGTTTGCGCCGGCGCCAGTCGAGAGGCATGCTAGGCAaatcaagcagcagcagccacctGAGCAGAAATACGACCCCAACGAGTTTGCTCCAGTGCCGCACGACCCTTATCCAATGGATGGCATGACAATGCTTTGCCGGACAAAGCCCGGTGGTTCTGATCTGGGATCGCAGGTAGACTCACAGCTGGGTTCACAGATAGGCTCTCACATGGGCTCACAAGTCAGCTCTGTGCGGCCTTCAAGCCGGGATGGTGATGGTCACAGTGACTATTCCAACCCCACCTCCATGTCCAGCATAGAGCCTCCCAGCGGAAAAACATCCCCTGTGAAACAAGAGCCACCAGCTTCCGATAGGGGcgtgatgaagaagaagagcggCTTTTTCCAACACCATAGTCCCTTCCGTCGAAAGAGCAATAAGGAGGCCCAGCAACTACCTTCTTTCAGGAACACCTGGCATTCTTCCCAAGCACCTGCATCTCGCGGCCATTCCACATATGGTGGAGGTGCGGTCGAGTCCCCAATGACCTCGAATCCGAGGTCCCCAAGCCCGGACCCCATTGACGCCAACGCAAGCCTTGCACTCAATGTTGGACAGAATGTTTTCGCCGTGTCTACACCAAGTAGGCTGCAAAAGGAGGCTGCAGCGGCTCCAGCACCAGAGGACGACCCTATTGCACTGGCACTCGCTGAACTAAAGGGGGTCACGGGTGGCGTCGCCAAGGTATCTTCGGTGCGCATGTCGGCAGATCGCTACCACGGCATTGCCACTCCTGCTCCAGGTACCCAGCCGCCTGTATCTCGCTCTGTTGCAAACACCCGGGCAAACGATGCGGTCTCGTCAGGCATGAGGGGCACACCGCCGCCATCGTATGACCAGCAAGTTCAGAGATTGGGCGTCCCCGCCGCAGCAGTGACCTCGAGGGCCATGAAGGAGACGTCCCAGAAGTTTGTCACCCAAACACGCAGCATGTTCAATCAGCCGCCACCTCAATCCTCATCAGGGACATATGCATCTCCCTCGCGCCCTGGGACTCGCGGTGCTGACATGCCGCGTACGGCCTCTCCTGCTCACAATCCTCGTGCAGCCTCTCCCGCTCAAATGCCCCGTACAGCTTCTCCAGCTCCTATGCGCAGTACTTCACCA
The Pyricularia oryzae 70-15 chromosome 1, whole genome shotgun sequence DNA segment above includes these coding regions:
- a CDS encoding SH3 domain-containing protein → MPAATNDGPTVALSFANNFWGKEDAGVGPLFERMHGAKQTCDELRSFYNARASIEEEYSRKLLSLSRKPLGSQEMGSLKNSLDTVRGELESMGKQHQSNAAQMRSELEEPLAAFAGAMKERRKIVQNSIEKLLKLKIQQTQHVNKTRDKYEQECLKIKGYLAQGHMVMGQEERKNKAKLEKTQISLATSNTEYENAVKVLEDTTARWNREWKGAADKFQDLEEERLDFTKSSLWTFANIASTVCVSDDASCEKIRLSLEKLDVEKDIMTFIGERGTGQEIPDPPKYINFCRGDVDSQSEASDDDNYSVAQFPRSINPAYRSSSPQPSTFESHHDPNSALARELAHREPGTPTSREQTVTPQKIPQKVSQPVSTQAERQTRQIKQQPPPEQKYDPNEFAPAPVERHARQIKQQQPPEQKYDPNEFAPVPHDPYPMDGMTMLCRTKPGGSDLGSQVDSQLGSQIGSHMGSQVSSVRPSSRDGDGHSDYSNPTSMSSIEPPSGKTSPVKQEPPASDRGVMKKKSGFFQHHSPFRRKSNKEAQQLPSFRNTWHSSQAPASRGHSTYGGGAVESPMTSNPRSPSPDPIDANASLALNVGQNVFAVSTPSRLQKEAAAAPAPEDDPIALALAELKGVTGGVAKVSSVRMSADRYHGIATPAPGTQPPVSRSVANTRANDAVSSGMRGTPPPSYDQQVQRLGVPAAAVTSRAMKETSQKFVTQTRSMFNQPPPQSSSGTYASPSRPGTRGADMPRTASPAHNPRAASPAQMPRTASPAPMRSTSPRPPTISDQQRSYRSASPNPYTASERQQHQRTGSYTPTRTQQHRGSDQGYYQRQNSPRADMARSASPAPFRGEYSSRPNSSHVQQADMSVQLAPVPDDGYAGSQYGGSQYGGSQYGGSQYGGSQYGGSQRGRNGRPGTATGSRGLNLYEGAGPVQRTRSKSVADTSRQYTRDGRPILHFARASYMYQAAIPEELGFAKGDVLAVLRHQDDGWWEAEVHGGDGQVGLVPSNYLQVC